From the Caldisericum sp. genome, the window AAAAAAGAGGAGCAAAACCCAAAACTCCTCATTACTTATGAGGTTTGAAAGTCTTATAATTAGTATCGTTAAAAACGCAACGGGTTGCTGTGAGATTATGAATGTAAAAATCCTTTTTATTTTATTTTCCTTCATCGTTAACCACCTTTGGAAGGACTATCCCTTTTTGGCTTTGATATTTGCCGTGTCTATCTGCGTAGGAGGTTTCGCATGGTTCGTCGCCTTCAAAGAATAAAACCTGTGCGATACCTTCATTTGCATAAACTTTTACAGGAAGTGGCGTTGCATTTGATATTTCGATCGTTATGGTGCCCAGCCATCCGGCTTCTAAAGGCGTTATATTAACTATTATTCCACTTCTTGCATATGTGCTTTTCCCTAAGACAATACAGTGAACATTTCTTGGGATTCTAAAATATTCAACGCTTCTTCCAAGGACATATGAGTTTGGAGGTATGATTACAAAATCGCCAACATAATCCTGGAGAAGGTCTTTATCAAAATTTTTTGGGTCGACAATTGCATTTTCC encodes:
- a CDS encoding dCTP deaminase — encoded protein: MGLKSDRWIREMALKGMIEPFVDHLVTGGVISYGLSSYGYDMRIANEFKVFTGSYSKENAIVDPKNFDKDLLQDYVGDFVIIPPNSYVLGRSVEYFRIPRNVHCIVLGKSTYARSGIIVNITPLEAGWLGTITIEISNATPLPVKVYANEGIAQVLFFEGDEPCETSYADRHGKYQSQKGIVLPKVVNDEGK